One Deltaproteobacteria bacterium DNA segment encodes these proteins:
- a CDS encoding PilZ domain-containing protein: MHKPTLSDRRQFPRMECSIPLRVSDYHFEWDARSLSLSNGGTFIQTSQDFSPGQDIEVTVIDEEFGQECVLEAQVRWVRSAGLGPHGIGVAFLERRAERLEILHDLVDRLAVADVATATRFRAASKPLPMDTILYVARSAPSSPVLTNEERQFLACVDGHSTLEDIKGQMPDLEFQIISYAPFSLLTKGILTLIEGHGIKKARRRVGGRAPQGPMFISGASRKQTQARNAQAQSYYQQALQSLQMNDKRKARTLLALALQLAPGDAEISAALNSLED, encoded by the coding sequence GTGCACAAGCCCACCCTCTCCGATCGCCGCCAGTTCCCCCGGATGGAGTGCTCCATCCCCCTGCGAGTCTCCGACTACCACTTCGAGTGGGACGCCCGGAGCCTCTCCCTCTCGAACGGGGGGACCTTCATCCAGACCTCCCAGGACTTCTCCCCGGGGCAGGACATCGAGGTCACCGTCATCGACGAGGAGTTCGGGCAGGAGTGCGTGCTCGAGGCGCAGGTGCGCTGGGTCCGCAGCGCCGGCCTCGGCCCTCACGGGATCGGGGTGGCCTTCCTCGAGCGCCGAGCCGAGCGCCTGGAGATCCTCCACGACCTGGTCGATCGCCTGGCGGTGGCCGACGTGGCGACGGCGACCCGCTTCCGCGCGGCGAGCAAGCCCCTGCCGATGGACACCATCCTCTACGTCGCCCGCTCCGCCCCCTCGAGCCCGGTGCTCACCAACGAGGAGCGGCAGTTCCTCGCCTGCGTCGACGGCCACTCCACGCTCGAGGACATCAAGGGGCAGATGCCCGACCTCGAGTTCCAGATCATCTCCTACGCCCCCTTCTCCCTCCTGACCAAGGGCATCCTCACCCTGATCGAGGGCCACGGGATCAAGAAGGCGCGGCGCCGGGTCGGCGGCCGGGCCCCGCAGGGCCCGATGTTCATCAGCGGCGCCTCCCGCAAGCAGACCCAGGCCCGCAACGCCCAGGCCCAGAGCTACTACCAGCAGGCCCTCCAGTCCCTGCAGATGAACGACAAGCGCAAGGCCCGCACCCTCCTGGCCCTGGCCCTCCAGCTCGCGCCGGGCGACGCCGAGATCTCGGCCGCCCTCAACAGCCTGGAGGACTGA
- a CDS encoding YraN family protein: protein MGLDASERRHLGHAVEAWVARQLEARGWRILERNFTVRGGEIDLVAEREGVRAYVEVRSRSRGDRGPAEATIDRRKIQRIVLAARHHLARHGDGGCDLRFDVVAVVLEDGRPRQLEHLEDAFRP, encoded by the coding sequence ATGGGACTGGACGCGAGTGAGCGGCGCCACCTCGGCCACGCGGTGGAGGCCTGGGTCGCCCGGCAGCTGGAGGCCCGCGGCTGGCGGATCCTCGAGCGGAACTTCACCGTCCGGGGCGGTGAGATCGATCTCGTCGCCGAGCGGGAGGGGGTGCGGGCCTACGTGGAGGTGCGCAGCCGCAGCCGCGGAGATCGCGGCCCGGCCGAGGCCACCATCGATCGCCGCAAGATCCAGCGGATCGTCCTGGCGGCCCGCCACCACCTGGCGCGCCACGGCGACGGAGGCTGCGACCTGCGCTTCGACGTGGTGGCGGTGGTGCTGGAGGACGGACGGCCGCGGCAGCTCGAGCACCTGGAGGACGCCTTCCGCCCGTGA
- a CDS encoding isoaspartyl peptidase/L-asparaginase, translating to MKVAILVHGGAGQILDTDRAAACAEGCLKAARAGHRILLEGGRALDAAQAAVVVLEDDPQFNAGTGAALTAEGRLELDAMVMNGEDLAVGGVIGLTSFKNPVLVARAALESGPHALYAAEGAARFAREQGFHRLPEAEMVPTGVLKRWHGEREAGWPRIPGTVGAVAIDLEGHVAAATSTGGISGKLPGRVGDTPLPGSGAYADDRSGAAAATGAGESILRVLMAQRALMALEHLERERRTGDEAGDHATRAAQAAVDELARIGGEGGIILVDRHGHLGFAYNTRRMSRAWIIGENESEGSGFE from the coding sequence ATGAAGGTTGCCATCCTCGTCCACGGCGGCGCCGGCCAGATCCTCGACACCGACCGCGCCGCGGCCTGCGCCGAGGGCTGCCTGAAGGCGGCCCGGGCCGGGCACCGGATCCTCCTCGAGGGCGGCCGGGCCCTCGACGCCGCCCAGGCCGCGGTGGTCGTCCTCGAGGACGACCCCCAGTTCAACGCCGGGACCGGGGCGGCCCTCACCGCCGAGGGGAGGCTCGAGCTCGACGCCATGGTGATGAACGGCGAGGACCTCGCCGTCGGCGGGGTCATCGGCCTCACCTCCTTCAAGAACCCCGTCCTGGTGGCCCGCGCCGCCCTCGAGAGCGGCCCCCACGCCCTCTACGCCGCCGAGGGCGCCGCGCGCTTCGCCCGGGAGCAGGGCTTCCACCGGCTCCCCGAGGCCGAGATGGTCCCCACCGGCGTGCTCAAGCGCTGGCACGGCGAGCGGGAGGCGGGGTGGCCCCGCATCCCGGGCACCGTCGGGGCCGTGGCCATCGACCTCGAGGGCCACGTCGCGGCGGCGACCTCCACCGGGGGGATCAGCGGCAAGCTCCCGGGGCGGGTGGGCGACACGCCCCTGCCCGGCAGCGGCGCCTACGCCGACGATCGCAGCGGCGCCGCCGCCGCCACCGGGGCCGGGGAGTCCATCCTCCGGGTGCTCATGGCCCAGCGCGCCCTGATGGCCCTCGAGCACCTCGAGCGCGAGCGTCGCACGGGGGACGAGGCCGGAGACCACGCCACCCGCGCTGCCCAGGCCGCGGTGGACGAACTGGCCCGGATCGGCGGCGAGGGCGGCATCATCCTCGTCGATCGCCACGGCCACCTGGGCTTCGCCTACAACACGCGGCGCATGAGCCGGGCCTGGATCATCGGCGAGAACGAGAGCGAGGGCTCGGGCTTCGAGTAG
- a CDS encoding superoxide dismutase, which translates to MAFELPPLRYANDALAPQISAETIEYHYGKHHTAYVNNLNKLTEGKPEAEKSLEELIKTSDGGVFNNAAQVWNHTFYWNSMKPGGGGAPEGELAAAIDKDFGSFDAFKEAFKTAGLGQFGSGWVWLVLDGDTLKVVKTPNAGNPLTDGQTPILTADVWEHAYYIDHRNNRGAHLDAFLNDLVDWGFAAENYAAAK; encoded by the coding sequence ATGGCCTTCGAGCTTCCCCCCCTCCGCTACGCCAACGACGCCCTCGCCCCGCAGATCAGCGCCGAGACCATCGAGTACCACTACGGCAAGCATCACACCGCCTACGTGAACAACCTCAACAAGCTGACCGAGGGCAAGCCCGAGGCCGAGAAGAGCCTCGAGGAGCTCATCAAGACCTCCGACGGCGGCGTCTTCAACAACGCGGCCCAGGTCTGGAACCACACCTTCTACTGGAACAGCATGAAGCCCGGCGGCGGCGGCGCCCCCGAGGGTGAGCTCGCGGCGGCCATCGACAAGGACTTCGGCTCCTTCGACGCCTTCAAGGAGGCCTTCAAGACCGCGGGCCTCGGCCAGTTCGGCTCCGGCTGGGTCTGGCTGGTCCTCGACGGCGACACCCTGAAGGTCGTGAAGACCCCCAACGCCGGCAACCCGCTGACCGACGGCCAGACCCCGATCCTCACCGCGGATGTCTGGGAGCACGCCTACTACATCGACCACCGGAACAACCGGGGCGCCCACCTGGACGCCTTCCTGAACGACCTGGTCGACTGGGGCTTCGCCGCCGAGAACTACGCCGCCGCGAAGTAG
- a CDS encoding response regulator transcription factor, with product MQARVLVADGQHVVREGMVRLLASLGGVLSVEGVATGEEALERLGEEDVDLLVLDLHLAGALQGVDLIRESRGRWPMLPVVVLCSDHRRPMVEAAVRAGALAYVSKGSPLSELEAGIVAAMDHRHFLAQAIADGAPTGNGEEAASALRRLSRREREVLVLIARGSTTKEVASDLGISPKTVEKHRAKLSTKLVARNIADLTRFAMESGLI from the coding sequence ATGCAGGCTCGGGTTCTGGTCGCTGACGGCCAGCACGTGGTTCGTGAGGGTATGGTGAGGCTCCTGGCCTCTCTGGGTGGAGTGCTCTCCGTGGAGGGGGTGGCCACCGGAGAGGAGGCGCTCGAGCGCCTCGGGGAGGAGGACGTCGACCTACTGGTGCTCGACCTCCACCTCGCCGGCGCGCTGCAGGGGGTGGATCTGATCCGGGAGTCCCGTGGCCGGTGGCCGATGCTGCCGGTGGTGGTGCTCTGCTCGGATCACCGCCGCCCCATGGTCGAGGCGGCGGTGCGGGCCGGCGCGCTGGCGTACGTGAGCAAGGGCTCACCGCTCTCGGAGCTCGAGGCCGGGATCGTCGCCGCGATGGATCACCGCCACTTCCTGGCGCAGGCGATCGCCGATGGCGCACCGACGGGCAACGGCGAGGAGGCGGCCAGCGCGCTGCGGCGCCTCTCCCGGCGGGAGCGCGAGGTGCTGGTCCTGATCGCTCGGGGCTCCACCACCAAGGAGGTCGCCAGCGACCTGGGCATCAGCCCCAAGACGGTGGAGAAGCACCGCGCCAAGCTCTCGACCAAGCTGGTGGCGCGCAACATCGCGGATCTCACGCGCTTCGCGATGGAGTCCGGGCTGATCTGA
- the fadI gene encoding acetyl-CoA C-acyltransferase FadI, whose product MATKKKSASAGRRVAIVAGLRSPFAKSSTVYNDLTTLDLALRVVAELMARSGLSGKEIDHVVYGQVVPAIPTPNIAREIVLGAGLPKEIEAYSVVRACATSTQAVVSGAQSILLGEADVVIAGGADSLSKPPITYRDRFVQALMKANSAKDPMSKLRAFGDVRAKDLLPQPPAIAEFSTGKTMGQCAEIMAKENGIPRDEQDRFALRSHQKAAEGWEKGLFAEEVMPFPVGPKYKEVVEKDNMVRPDTTLEKLSSLKPVFDRKHGTVTAGTASPLTDGASAVILMSEEKAKALGYEPLAFLDAWAFAAIDPGWQLLQGPAFAAPMALDKAGLTLEDMDLIDMHEAFAAQVLSNIQALGSKTFAQERLNRSKPVGEVPEEKLNIYGGSISIGHPFAATGTRQLLTMSRELSRRGGGHALITQCAAGGMGAAVILSR is encoded by the coding sequence ATGGCCACCAAGAAGAAGAGCGCCTCCGCCGGCCGCCGCGTCGCCATCGTCGCGGGCCTGCGCAGCCCCTTTGCGAAGTCCAGCACCGTCTACAACGACCTGACGACTCTCGACCTCGCCCTGCGGGTGGTGGCCGAGCTGATGGCGCGCAGCGGTCTCTCCGGCAAGGAGATCGACCACGTGGTCTACGGGCAGGTGGTCCCGGCCATCCCGACCCCGAACATCGCCCGGGAGATCGTCCTGGGCGCGGGCCTGCCCAAGGAGATCGAGGCCTACTCGGTGGTGCGGGCCTGCGCCACCTCCACCCAGGCGGTGGTCTCCGGCGCCCAGAGCATCCTCCTCGGTGAGGCCGACGTGGTGATCGCCGGCGGCGCCGACTCCCTCTCCAAGCCCCCGATCACCTACCGGGACCGCTTCGTCCAGGCCCTGATGAAGGCCAACAGCGCCAAGGACCCGATGAGCAAGCTCCGGGCCTTCGGCGACGTGCGCGCCAAGGACCTGCTGCCCCAGCCCCCCGCCATCGCCGAGTTCTCCACCGGCAAGACCATGGGCCAGTGCGCCGAGATCATGGCGAAGGAGAACGGCATCCCCCGGGACGAGCAGGATCGCTTCGCGCTGCGCTCCCACCAGAAGGCCGCCGAGGGCTGGGAGAAGGGCCTCTTCGCCGAGGAGGTCATGCCCTTCCCGGTCGGCCCCAAGTACAAGGAGGTCGTCGAGAAGGACAACATGGTCCGCCCCGACACCACCCTGGAGAAGCTCTCCTCCCTCAAGCCCGTCTTCGATCGCAAGCACGGCACGGTCACCGCGGGCACCGCCTCGCCCCTGACCGACGGCGCGTCGGCGGTCATCCTCATGTCGGAGGAGAAGGCCAAGGCCCTGGGCTACGAGCCCCTGGCCTTCCTCGATGCCTGGGCCTTCGCTGCCATCGATCCGGGCTGGCAGCTCCTGCAGGGCCCGGCCTTCGCCGCCCCGATGGCGCTGGACAAGGCGGGCCTGACCCTCGAGGACATGGACCTGATCGACATGCACGAGGCCTTCGCGGCCCAGGTGCTCTCGAACATCCAGGCCCTCGGCTCGAAGACCTTCGCCCAGGAGCGCCTGAACCGCAGCAAGCCCGTCGGTGAGGTCCCCGAGGAGAAGCTCAACATCTACGGCGGCTCGATCAGCATCGGCCACCCCTTCGCCGCCACCGGCACCCGCCAGCTGCTCACGATGTCCCGCGAGCTCTCCCGGCGCGGCGGCGGCCATGCCCTCATCACCCAGTGTGCCGCCGGTGGTATGGGCGCGGCCGTCATCCTCTCTCGCTGA
- the fadJ gene encoding fatty acid oxidation complex subunit alpha FadJ translates to MATATANTSDAGLKLTHFHFEVDEHGVAIVLIDVKDERMNTISRALATDLEAILERLHSDGAIKAVVLGSAKPDNFVAGADLAMMKEFSSAAKAAEGSRELQQGLAKLEELHAKKGKPVVAAIHGPCLGGGLELALACQQRICSDDEKKTVLGLPEVQAGLIPGAGGTQRLPRLIGVAKALDLIMTGKHLRPKKALRLGLVDEVVPRAILIDVAKKRALEALKKGGKHPKRGLARLKELVTEWADAEHLQQLALEENSVGRKVLFKKAREMLLKKTRGNYPAPEAALDVIKIGLDEGLEAGYRAEAERFGELAVSPESRALISIFFATQELKKDNGTDDPSVEARPIDRIGVLGGGLMGGGIAAVSAIKAGTPVRIKEIDGPGIARGMSYVEKILSQDVKRRRRTKQDASKIMHMVSGSLDYSGFERIPLVIEAVFEDLELKHKVLQAVEEVASEDCIFASNTSSLPITDIARASAHPETVIGMHYFSPVEKMPLLEIIVTEHTADWVTATCVEVGRQQGKTVIVVRDGTGFYTSRILGPYANEAAWVLAEGAAIEAVDSAMKDWGFPVGPIVLLDEVGLDVAAKVGKIMVSAFGDRVKPPGTMDALIADGRAGRKNKKGFYLYDENGKKGGVDESVYEVFGQTADRKSFPKEEIQQRLGLQFVNEAALCLQEDILRSPRDGDIGAIFGLGFPPFTGGPFSYVDHVGADKVVARLEGFAEKFGERFKPAQILVDHAKSGKKFRA, encoded by the coding sequence ATGGCTACCGCTACCGCGAACACCTCGGATGCCGGCCTGAAGCTCACCCACTTCCACTTCGAGGTCGACGAGCACGGCGTCGCCATCGTCCTGATCGACGTGAAGGACGAGCGCATGAACACCATCTCCCGGGCCCTGGCCACCGACCTCGAGGCCATCCTGGAGAGACTGCACAGCGACGGCGCCATCAAGGCCGTCGTCCTCGGCTCGGCCAAGCCGGACAACTTCGTGGCCGGCGCCGACCTCGCGATGATGAAGGAGTTCAGCTCGGCGGCGAAGGCCGCCGAGGGGTCCAGAGAGCTCCAGCAGGGCCTCGCCAAGCTCGAGGAGCTGCACGCCAAGAAGGGCAAGCCCGTCGTGGCGGCCATCCACGGCCCCTGCCTCGGCGGCGGCCTGGAGCTGGCCCTGGCCTGCCAGCAGCGGATCTGCTCCGACGACGAGAAGAAGACCGTCCTGGGGCTGCCCGAGGTCCAGGCCGGCCTGATCCCCGGCGCCGGCGGCACCCAGCGCCTGCCCCGGCTGATCGGCGTGGCCAAGGCCCTCGACCTGATCATGACCGGCAAGCACCTGCGGCCGAAGAAGGCCCTGCGCCTGGGCCTGGTCGACGAGGTGGTGCCCCGCGCCATCCTCATCGACGTGGCCAAGAAGCGGGCCCTCGAGGCCCTGAAGAAGGGCGGCAAGCACCCGAAGCGCGGCCTCGCTCGCCTCAAGGAGCTGGTCACCGAGTGGGCCGACGCCGAGCACCTGCAGCAGCTGGCCCTGGAGGAGAACTCCGTGGGCCGCAAGGTCCTCTTCAAGAAGGCCCGGGAGATGCTGCTCAAGAAGACCCGGGGCAACTACCCGGCCCCCGAGGCGGCCCTCGACGTGATCAAGATCGGCCTCGACGAGGGGCTCGAGGCGGGCTACCGCGCCGAGGCCGAGCGCTTCGGTGAGCTGGCGGTCTCCCCCGAGTCCCGGGCCCTGATCTCGATCTTCTTCGCCACCCAGGAGCTGAAGAAGGACAACGGCACCGACGATCCCAGCGTCGAGGCGCGGCCCATCGATCGCATCGGCGTGCTGGGCGGCGGCCTCATGGGCGGCGGCATCGCGGCGGTGAGCGCGATCAAGGCCGGCACCCCGGTGCGCATCAAGGAGATCGACGGCCCGGGCATCGCCCGCGGCATGAGCTACGTCGAGAAGATCCTCTCCCAGGACGTGAAGCGCCGCCGCCGGACGAAGCAGGACGCCAGCAAGATCATGCACATGGTCTCCGGCAGCCTCGACTACTCCGGCTTCGAGCGGATCCCCCTGGTCATCGAGGCGGTCTTCGAGGACCTCGAGCTGAAGCACAAGGTCCTGCAGGCCGTCGAGGAGGTCGCCTCCGAGGACTGCATCTTCGCCTCGAACACCTCCTCCCTGCCCATCACCGACATCGCCCGGGCGTCGGCCCACCCCGAGACCGTCATCGGCATGCACTACTTCTCGCCGGTCGAGAAGATGCCCCTGCTCGAGATCATCGTCACCGAGCACACCGCCGACTGGGTGACGGCCACCTGCGTCGAGGTCGGCCGCCAGCAGGGCAAGACGGTCATCGTCGTGCGTGACGGCACCGGCTTCTACACCAGCCGCATCCTGGGCCCCTACGCCAACGAGGCGGCCTGGGTGCTCGCCGAGGGCGCGGCCATCGAGGCGGTGGACAGCGCCATGAAGGACTGGGGCTTCCCGGTCGGGCCGATCGTGCTCCTCGACGAGGTCGGCCTCGACGTGGCCGCCAAGGTCGGCAAGATCATGGTCTCCGCCTTCGGCGACCGGGTGAAGCCGCCGGGCACGATGGACGCGCTGATCGCCGACGGCCGCGCCGGCCGGAAGAACAAGAAGGGCTTCTACCTCTACGACGAGAACGGCAAGAAGGGCGGCGTGGACGAGAGCGTCTACGAGGTCTTCGGCCAGACCGCCGACCGCAAGAGCTTCCCCAAGGAGGAGATCCAGCAGCGGCTCGGCCTGCAGTTCGTCAACGAGGCGGCGCTCTGCCTGCAGGAGGACATCCTGCGCAGCCCGCGCGACGGCGACATCGGGGCCATCTTCGGCCTGGGCTTCCCGCCCTTCACCGGCGGCCCCTTCAGCTACGTGGATCACGTCGGCGCCGACAAGGTCGTCGCCCGCCTCGAGGGCTTCGCCGAGAAGTTCGGTGAGCGCTTCAAGCCGGCCCAGATCCTGGTCGATCACGCCAAGTCGGGTAAGAAGTTCCGGGCGTGA
- a CDS encoding NUDIX hydrolase, with the protein MTPLWSEATGRQTDHLPRLAATTVLLRPASAGLEVFLVKRAHGSDFMGGAHVFPGGKTDACDGDEAWRARVHGDLPALLARLEPTPGRPLEEGDALGAIVAAARELFEEAGVLLAVDAGGAPVSLDGELEAARGRVHDDATAFGPLLDARGLRLDLSSLCYFAHWVTPSLERRRFDARFFLARLPAGQEARVDEAETVAGDWLSPEAALAAVAAGEMILPPPTLRTVEWLRGFADLPAAFAGARAASIAAILPKVAQTEDGVGVLLPWDAAYADAEGEDYLGAGQRADASGAFGGSRIVMAEGRWRSLDRR; encoded by the coding sequence GTGACCCCCCTCTGGTCCGAAGCGACCGGCCGCCAGACGGATCATCTCCCCCGCCTGGCGGCCACCACCGTCCTCCTGCGCCCGGCGAGCGCCGGGCTGGAGGTCTTCCTCGTGAAGCGGGCCCACGGCTCCGACTTCATGGGCGGCGCCCACGTCTTCCCCGGCGGGAAGACCGACGCCTGTGACGGCGACGAGGCCTGGCGCGCGCGGGTCCACGGCGACCTGCCTGCCCTCCTCGCCCGCCTCGAGCCCACCCCGGGCCGGCCCCTCGAGGAGGGCGACGCCCTCGGGGCGATCGTCGCGGCGGCGCGCGAGCTCTTCGAGGAGGCCGGCGTGCTCCTGGCCGTCGACGCCGGGGGCGCCCCGGTCTCCCTCGACGGCGAGCTCGAGGCGGCCCGGGGGCGGGTCCACGACGACGCCACCGCCTTCGGCCCCCTCCTGGACGCGCGGGGCCTGCGCCTCGACCTCTCGTCCCTCTGCTACTTCGCCCACTGGGTGACGCCCTCCCTGGAGCGGCGCCGCTTCGACGCCCGCTTCTTCCTCGCCCGGCTGCCCGCCGGCCAGGAGGCGCGGGTCGACGAGGCGGAGACGGTCGCCGGCGACTGGCTCTCTCCGGAGGCCGCCCTCGCCGCGGTCGCCGCCGGGGAGATGATCCTGCCGCCCCCCACCCTGCGCACGGTGGAGTGGCTCCGGGGCTTCGCCGATCTGCCGGCGGCCTTCGCGGGGGCCCGCGCCGCCTCGATCGCCGCCATCCTCCCCAAGGTCGCCCAGACCGAGGACGGGGTCGGGGTGCTGCTGCCCTGGGACGCCGCCTACGCCGACGCCGAGGGCGAGGACTACCTCGGCGCCGGTCAGCGCGCCGACGCCTCGGGCGCCTTCGGCGGCTCGCGGATCGTCATGGCCGAGGGCCGCTGGCGCAGCCTCGACCGCCGCTGA
- a CDS encoding PAS domain-containing protein gives MEDHETFEKVFDAVAQALAAEEPPAPALIGNLQKFFVEYLDGCHNKKEEEHLFPLIEQRGVPRQGGPLAVMLMEHEQSKALLAEFQKAAGAYAGGDASALPEVKRVFGAYSELLKAHFWKENDILYPMARRVMSDEDGQTVVDGITATEAALGEDTHERYYALADQIIGGSLKNLVYGVPYELLGPMLDTLPLELSFVDAEDTVLYYSHENSEKIFPRTRGAIGTKVQNCHPPDSIDIVNRILDEFRAGTREVAEFWIEMGGKFIHIRYWPVRGPEGEYLGCLEAVQDVTGIRALTGQRRILDENG, from the coding sequence ATGGAAGATCACGAGACCTTCGAGAAGGTCTTCGACGCGGTCGCGCAGGCCCTCGCCGCCGAGGAGCCGCCTGCGCCGGCGCTGATCGGCAACCTCCAGAAGTTCTTCGTCGAGTACCTCGACGGCTGCCACAACAAGAAGGAGGAGGAGCACCTCTTCCCCCTCATCGAGCAGCGCGGCGTGCCGCGCCAGGGCGGCCCCCTCGCCGTCATGCTCATGGAGCACGAGCAGAGCAAGGCGCTGCTGGCCGAGTTCCAGAAGGCCGCCGGCGCCTACGCCGGGGGTGACGCGAGCGCGCTGCCCGAGGTGAAGCGGGTCTTCGGCGCCTACTCCGAGCTGCTCAAGGCGCACTTCTGGAAGGAGAACGACATCCTCTACCCGATGGCCCGCCGGGTGATGAGCGACGAGGACGGCCAGACCGTCGTCGACGGCATCACCGCCACCGAGGCCGCCCTCGGGGAGGACACCCACGAGCGCTACTACGCCCTGGCCGACCAGATCATCGGCGGCAGCCTGAAGAACCTCGTCTACGGGGTGCCCTACGAGCTGCTCGGGCCGATGCTCGACACCCTGCCGCTGGAGCTCTCCTTCGTGGATGCCGAGGACACCGTCCTCTATTACAGCCACGAGAACTCGGAGAAGATCTTCCCCCGGACCCGGGGCGCCATCGGGACCAAGGTGCAGAACTGCCACCCGCCCGACAGCATCGACATCGTCAACCGGATCCTCGACGAGTTCCGGGCCGGCACCCGCGAGGTCGCCGAGTTCTGGATCGAGATGGGCGGCAAGTTCATCCACATCCGCTACTGGCCGGTGCGGGGCCCCGAGGGCGAGTACCTCGGCTGCCTCGAGGCCGTGCAGGACGTGACCGGGATCCGCGCGCTCACCGGCCAGCGCCGCATCCTGGACGAGAACGGCTAG